The genome window GGCTGGGCCAGCAGGTGATCTTCGCGAACTTCTCCGCGATCTGGACCGCCAGCCGCTCGACGCCGGGACGCTCGGTGGCGTAGTGGCCGAGCAGGACGAGCGCCGTCGGACCGGAGCGGGCCTCCAGGCACGCGTGGAACCGGGCTTCTCCCGTGATCAGGACGTCGCATCCCGCCCGGACCGCGTCCGGCAGGAACTCCGCCCCGCTCCCGCAGGCGATGGCGACCGACTGGACCGGGTAGTTGAGATCCCCCACGACTTTCGCGGCGGGCGCGGAGAGGAGCTTTTTGGCCCGCGCGATCAGCTCGCGAAGGGCGATCGGCATGGCCAGCCGGCCGCAGCGTCCCCCGCCGACCGCCCCTTCCGGGTCGATCGCGTGCGGTCGGAGCGGACGGACCTCTTCCAGCTTGAGACCGGCGGCGATGCTGGCGTTGATCCCCTCCGCCGCGCTGTCGAAGGCGGTGTGCGGCGAATAGACGGCGATCCGCGACTCCATCAGTTGGAGCAGCATCCGTCCCTCGTCGGTGTCGGAGGTGAGCCGCTTGACCGCGCGGAAGAGGATCGGATGGTGGCAG of Planctomyces sp. SH-PL14 contains these proteins:
- a CDS encoding Nif3-like dinuclear metal center hexameric protein; the protein is MRRVQDIMTFLEQFAPLQLAESWDNVGLLLGDRERTVSRVMTCLTLTPDVAEEAVDDKAQLIICHHPILFRAVKRLTSDTDEGRMLLQLMESRIAVYSPHTAFDSAAEGINASIAAGLKLEEVRPLRPHAIDPEGAVGGGRCGRLAMPIALRELIARAKKLLSAPAAKVVGDLNYPVQSVAIACGSGAEFLPDAVRAGCDVLITGEARFHACLEARSGPTALVLLGHYATERPGVERLAVQIAEKFAKITCWPSRKETDPVRWVG